The segment tttcataaagtcgGGCGCCAGGTTCACATCGGTACAGATTGGTAAGCatctttttaatatcagaACTTGTTTTTAACGGTTCAACAACGTAAATgcgcatttattttattgcatagttgtattattttttattattattacttttgcaATTCAGTTATGCTTAGTCAATAGTGCagctatttttaatcaataaataaccttgtatgtacatatatatctaatataatacatatatgtatctaatGTAACATAATCCAAATGACATATAGACATAACCAAGAATGAATAATCTTTGATTACAAAAAGTAATCTTTGATTACTCTCATTTCTATGAAGCCGCTTAAATTTTCGCTTTTTCTATAATCTATCGAACTggaatttcaaaaattctacTCTTCTTTGTTTGacattaattagatatattgcCTGTATGTTCAGAAAAATacaaggaaaaagaaagaacaattaataaaatcagcgAGATTGCTGCATGCTTAATGATCTCGCCTATCAACTAGACTATAAACGTTACATTTGAACCATACATGATCATACATGTCTGTTGCAATCATTTTGTCCACACTATTATTCGTGTTTGTtgcattctattttatttattttcgaaaacacatattttatacttaattttgcgttaaaaatatagtacTATATTTctagttattttaaattatatttggatCTAAATTCTAAAAACCATGTAGATATAGAATGTCATAAATAGCTGTCTAATATcattaagatttataataatatcagaaTAGAATCtgttaataatctttttctttttaaggaCCAAAACATTTTGTCTTCTTtcgtatatcttttatattaattataaaaataataaaatttgtcttgtttatattttgtcgATCCATAACAAAatcttgataattatttgCCATACCTATTAATTCATCACCTTGCACTTTTAATGCAGATTgaagtattaattttgtagGATCTTGCGCAAGAATTTccttaaaaaatgattatagtaattaaaatcatattacaaTCATATAACAATCAATAttgatagaaattataatcgtTAGtagaattgaaattataactGTTAGTAGAGTtgaaatattcgaaataattattatcaaataatatgcacgaaataattgaatatttgaatatcttACCATGTTTGCGGAGTTAATTTCTTTAGAACTGTCCGCACACAAAATAGAACCTTCCggaatattaacaaaaaatattgcattccCCTTAGACGCTAACACGTCTACCTGACCTGATAGTGTAGCGACTACTTTAGTCTCTTTATCAGcttgcgatatattttttagacattGTAGATGCGATTTGTCCATCTTATAAATGCTTTTTCCCGATGTAACAGTATAATATAGTTCTAATtcgtaatgaaaatattaagaatcgTAAAGatgagttaaaatataatattataaatgtatatatatatataatattatactaaaattattgCAGGAAAGCTCTTTATGCTTCACAGGTTATAAGCATATATGTtataacgtaaatatatatatatatatatatatatatatatatatatatataaataaaaagagtggataaagaaataatgtaatgtGCAAGTAATttcgaatttaaaattacccagtattatatataattggttgaaaattcataaaatttgtcatttgATTGTGACATGCTTACATAACAATTCCAGCaatctttttcatattaaaaaatttacttaccTTTATCAATAATTGTTAAACCAAAAATACCTTcttctaaagtaaaatttctattatcttTTGTAAAGAAATTTGTATGACTCGGTTTCATGTAATTAGATTCAATTCTTTTGAATTTGGAtgtttttgcattatatattattaagccATGACCTTCCGTGTCAGTAATGTATATCTGAAccattatttgatatttacatataatacatattgaataaatttcagaATATGACGTATGAATAATAAGTGcacttgcataaaataaagagtatatatatgctaccatattaaaaatgcaatatttaaaaaattactaacaaTCGCAGTATTTGCTATCTTATAACAATTTGAAACATCAACGAATAATGTCATCAACAATccaatattatctttattatcagCGATCTCAGATGGAAtggtaatatttttcatcagcTTATTAGTTCTTAAGTCGAAAACTAATAATCGCGCAGGGCAAATTTTTCCCCGATCCCTGAATTTTCCAGAATGTACAACGAAGAggtaattacatttaatctgtgataaaaataaaaattttttcaaatattatatcatataaggaaatttttttcaaatattattaaataatcatacgGGGATAACTCTCATCATGCAAATGCGAGTTTAAGTATAGAGGgcataataaattcttaattatttcaatgtaaCAGCTGAATGTAaagtataacaattatatgtaaagtgttgtttaaaaagatattaatacttACACGGATTCGATAAAAACCCGTATTGCAATCATTAGGGATCCACCAATTCCAATTTGGATATGGACGAAGAAGTGGGCCACCCTTTCCTGTTTCATTACTTACCGCCATCACGCCAACTGGACAACCCTTGGTTTTATACGCAGCAACAAATACCCTACCATCTACGAGAATTTTGTTCATAATAAAACTTGTTCtttgtaaaaagagaaaaagtaatataataacaataaattaaaaagattatctttCAAGATTTTGAACTATTTCTTCATGTAAAAGTAACAAATTGATGACaacaaattgcaaaattttacatagtttttattatttatgattagagaaaactataatataatatatattgataattatcaaACTGTAGAGTGCATTAAAACGGAAACGACTTCATTctctttaatttgttttattgtaatttgaaaaataaagacagttatatatgtatatatatgtttgaggTGTATGCACGTATGTAAATCGAGATAAGacttaagtattaaaattataaatgtttatgtgTAAAAGTgtctttatttctatattaaattattgttaatttttaaaatacatagttacAGACTACCTGGTGACTTGTCTACATCGTGTAGCATGCACATACTAGCATTATAATCGCCAGACTTGATCATTTCATTTTTCTGCTCTTCACTTGGCCATACAAAATCAACATACTTAAATTCATATCGATAGTTTATTTCTACCAAGGCAAAGCTTATAATTGCTATCGACAGAATTGATGTAACaaacagaatatttttcatttttaggACAGTATATTATtgactattattattacaataaaacgGGTAAATTGTGTCACATTTGACTGATCGTTTATACAATGTTAACCAGTATTATAAGACACGTGTCCTACTTAAAgcctgtaaaaattattttaaggaccgtcattatattatcattgaaatgataattattttaaaatatccattagaattttcttatatttttctaataactgCTGTTACACTAAAAgcttaattattgataattacaCTTTTGCAaatgcttttaaaaaatataattaacatattatctTCTCTTTGTGAGATTTAAGAGCAAACAATATATACGTTTTGATCCGTATGGTAtggaattcttttttttgtttacatatgtatattctaaCGTTGAATTTAACATAGTTTTCGcgattattaacatatataatatatataataaataatatacaaagtgCTCCCGCAACATACAGATCGGTAAGTTGGATTGCCTATCTGATTGGCAGGGGCATGTTTTACCGACCTcgcataatcgaaaaataataaaatcaggggatcaatcatgtaattttttctttgtgaaaagtgaaaaaattatatggttGATACCTTAAATGCAAATTTGGTAGGAAATGAGGAAACTGAAATCGGCTTTTAACGTAcagtataattgtaatatttaataatataaataaaataacatgtacgaagaaaattttatatgtattaaaaattattatggtataactgtggaccattaggaacattccaagttaaaatgctaaagtaaaactgtaaaaattgacataattgacgtaatttttaagtaaattacgtcaatttttacagttttacttAGCATTTTAACATGATTCTAATGATCCACAGTTACTACAtaccataataatttttaataaatataaaattttctccgtgcatgttattttatttatattattaaatattacaattatactgTAACTAcataccatagtaatttttaatataaaattttctccgtgtagataatacaattaaaatataataacacagataaaataaaaaataaaatataataaatttaaacaaaaaccgttttttatg is part of the Anoplolepis gracilipes chromosome 2, ASM4749672v1, whole genome shotgun sequence genome and harbors:
- the LOC140676249 gene encoding major royal jelly protein 3-like isoform X1, giving the protein MKNILFVTSILSIAIISFALVEINYRYEFKYVDFVWPSEEQKNEMIKSGDYNASMCMLHDVDKSPDGRVFVAAYKTKGCPVGVMAVSNETGKGGPLLRPYPNWNWWIPNDCNTGFYRIRIKCNYLFVVHSGKFRDRGKICPARLLVFDLRTNKLMKNITIPSEIADNKDNIGLLMTLFVDVSNCYKIANTAIIYITDTEGHGLIIYNAKTSKFKRIESNYMKPSHTNFFTKDNRNFTLEEGIFGLTIIDKELYYTVTSGKSIYKMDKSHLQCLKNISQADKETKVVATLSGQVDVLASKGNAIFFVNIPEGSILCADSSKEINSANMEILAQDPTKLILQSALKVQGDELIGMANNYQDFVMDRQNINKTNFIIFIINIKDIRKKTKCFGP
- the LOC140676249 gene encoding major royal jelly protein 3-like isoform X2, encoding MKNILFVTSILSIAIISFALVEINYRYEFKYVDFVWPSEEQKNEMIKSGDYNASMCMLHDVDKSPDGRVFVAAYKTKGCPVGVMAVSNETGKGGPLLRPYPNWNWWIPNDCNTGFYRIRIYITDTEGHGLIIYNAKTSKFKRIESNYMKPSHTNFFTKDNRNFTLEEGIFGLTIIDKELYYTVTSGKSIYKMDKSHLQCLKNISQADKETKVVATLSGQVDVLASKGNAIFFVNIPEGSILCADSSKEINSANMEILAQDPTKLILQSALKVQGDELIGMANNYQDFVMDRQNINKTNFIIFIINIKDIRKKTKCFGP